Genomic DNA from Candidatus Manganitrophaceae bacterium:
CTCCGGCGTCCTCATTTAATTTGTCCTTTTCAACTTTTGTGGCCGATACGAGGACCTTAAAACTCGATTGATTAGACCCGATAAATTGACCTTTTGCTTATCTTGGGGTATCATACAATCGCTTTTCAATAATCATTTTTTCATTGCCCTTTTCAGGCATTCCGAACCTAATTCGACAGAGTGAAATGGCGCGGCTGACATACAAAAAAGCAGGGGTCGACATCGAGGCGGGAGATCTCTTCATTCAGAAAATTACCCCGCTCGTTCGCTCGACGTTCCGTCCTGAAGTGCTGACCGATCTCGGAGGATTCTCCGGCCTCTTCTCCCTCCGTTCTAAAAAATATAAAGAGCCGGTTCTGGTGTCCGGCACCGACGGGGTCGGGACCAAACTGAAGATCGCCTTCATGACCGACCGACACGATACGGTCGGGATTGATCTGGTCGCAATGTGTGTGAATGATGTCATCGTGACCGGCGCCGAACCGCTCTTCTTCCTCGACTACTTTGCCACCGGAAAACTCTTTCCGGAAAAAGCGGTCGAGGTAATGAAGGGGATCGTGGAAGGATGTCGGCAAGCCGGTTGCGCGCTGATCGGCGGCGAGACGGCTGAGATGCCTTCCTTTTATCCCGCGGGTGAATACGACCTCGCCGGATTTGCGGTCGGGGTGGTCGATAAAAAGAAGATCATCGATGGGAAAAAGATCCGGCCGGGCGACCTTTTGGTCGGCCTCGCCTCCTCCGGACTCCACAGCAACGGGTTCTCGCTGGTTCGTAAGATACTTTTCGAAAAGGGAGGCCTCACGGTCAAAGACCGCCTTCCCGGCGAATCGAAAACAGTCGGCGAGATCTTATTGACCCCCACGGTCATCTATGTGAAGGCCTTCGCTAAGCTGATGGAGAAAGTTCAAATCAAGGGGGCGGCGCACATCACCGGCGGCGGAATTACGGAAAACCTTCCGCGCGTTCTCCCGAAAGGATGCGCGGCACAGGTCAGACGGGATCGATGGCCAGTCCCCTCTATCTTTCCGGCGCTTCAAAAGATCGGAGAGGTCGACACGGAAGAGATGTATACCGATTTTAACATGGGGATCGGAATGATTCTCGTCCTCTCCCCAAAGGACCTCCGTCCCGCCCTCTCGATATTGAAGCGGCAGGGCCACTCGAGCTACGTCATCGGAGAGATCATCAAAGGAAAGGGAGAGGTTCTCTATGTCTAGCGGCGCCCGCTTCCCTTCAGATCGATCCAAAGCAATACCGGTGCTGGGGGTGCTCGCCTCCGGCCGAGGGAGCAATCTACAATCGATTCTCGAAGCGATCGAGCAAGGAAAGCTCGCCGCCCGGGTCGGCGTGGTTCTCAGCAATAAGAAGGATGCGCCGGCCCTTGAGCGGGCCGCGCGGCATGATATTCCCTTCTGCTTCATCGATCCCGCCCATTATCCGGACCGAAAACAGTATGACGCCGCCCTCCTTCAACAGTTGAAGGGACACGGCGTTGAGCTAATCGTTCTGGCGGGCTATATGCGGCTGGTCACCCCGATCTTGATTGAGGCATACCGAGACAGGATCATGAACATCCATCCGAGCCTCCTTCCCGCCTTTCCGGGGCTGCATGCCCATCGGCAGGCACTGGAATATGGCGTGCGTGTCAGCGGCTGCACCATCCACTTCGTCGATGAAGAAGTTGATCACGGCCCGATTATCGCCCAGGCGGCCGTGCCGATCTTCGAGGGAGACACGGAAGAGCAGCTCTCCGAACGGATTCTGGCCGAAGAGCACCGCCTCCTTCCCCGCGTCATTCAGCTCTATGCCGATGGAAAGCTCAAACTCGAGGGTCGAAAGGTCCGCATCCTCGAAGAATCCTCCGTGAGATTAGCGCGATGATCTGCCCCAACTGTGGATGCGAGCAACGGGAAGCGGGAAGATGTATCCAATGCCAAATGACCCTTCCCGGCATCAGCCAATCGGTTGCGACCGGGACACCTCCCCCTCCTCCGCCGGTGGTAACAGCTGTGTTAAAAAAGGCAAAGGGAGAGAAAAAATCGGAGATCGAGGAAAGGGTGGAAGAAGATGAGCCCATATCGGAGCGGCCGCCGGCCATTCGAGTCGTCGAGCCGGAGCGAAGCGGACGGGTGGACGAAGGCACTCAGAAAATCCTTGTGACCACCACACAGAAAATTGAGGGAAAAAAGATCAAACGCTATTACGGCTTGGTGAATGCCAACATCGTGATTAAAATCGAAGACCCAGCCGAGGAGAGCCCGGATGAGCCGGATACGGAGGCCTACTCAATGAATGCCTCTTACCGAAGCCGAATGAAAACGGGCGTGCTCCTTGCCCTTCGTGAACTCCGGGGAGAAGCCGGACTCTTGGGGGCAAATGGTGTGATTGCAACCTCATTTAATTTTCATCGAATCGATCCCCGCTCTATTCTTCTTACAGCCGTTGGGACCGCCGTCCACATCGAAGGTCCGAGCTGACCTGAATCGACCGGAGTTGATCGGACCCGTTTAAGCACCGTTCCAAAATAGCAAGGGAGGCTTTGAAATGACCGCAGAAGAGTACTTAGAATTGGGCCATGCCTATGTTCAGGAAAAAAATTGGGAGCCGGCATTGAATGCCCTTCTTGAAAGTCAAAAATATTTCAAAGAACTGGAGGAAGACGCCACCCCGCCCCTGTTGCTCTCTTTGCTCGGCCTCTCTCAAGCGATGGCGCGGAATAACATTGAAGTCGGCGTCAGTTACTGCCAGCGTGCCATTGCAGAGGACAGTCTTCAAGAGGACTTTTATCATCACCTTGGCCTGGTGTACTTAAAAGCGGGCGATAAAAAGAAAGCGATTACTGTATTTAAAAAAGGCCTTAGGCTCAGTCCGAACCACTCGGGCATCTGGTCCCGAATCGCTCAACTCGGCTTACGAAAAAGACCGCTCCTTCCCTTCCTCCCCCGTCAGCACTTTTTGAATAGGTTTATCGGAATGTGGCTGGCCGGCCCAGGGGAAAAACCGAGGACGGCCGCGCGAAGAATCAATTGACAATTCGGACCAAATGTTTTATTTTCTTTTCTGTTTGATCGGTCACAAGGGGCTGTAGCTCAGCTGGGAGAGCGCCTGGTTCGCAATCA
This window encodes:
- a CDS encoding phosphoribosylglycinamide formyltransferase; this translates as MSSGARFPSDRSKAIPVLGVLASGRGSNLQSILEAIEQGKLAARVGVVLSNKKDAPALERAARHDIPFCFIDPAHYPDRKQYDAALLQQLKGHGVELIVLAGYMRLVTPILIEAYRDRIMNIHPSLLPAFPGLHAHRQALEYGVRVSGCTIHFVDEEVDHGPIIAQAAVPIFEGDTEEQLSERILAEEHRLLPRVIQLYADGKLKLEGRKVRILEESSVRLAR
- a CDS encoding tetratricopeptide repeat protein, producing MTAEEYLELGHAYVQEKNWEPALNALLESQKYFKELEEDATPPLLLSLLGLSQAMARNNIEVGVSYCQRAIAEDSLQEDFYHHLGLVYLKAGDKKKAITVFKKGLRLSPNHSGIWSRIAQLGLRKRPLLPFLPRQHFLNRFIGMWLAGPGEKPRTAARRIN
- a CDS encoding heavy metal-binding domain-containing protein, which encodes MTLPGISQSVATGTPPPPPPVVTAVLKKAKGEKKSEIEERVEEDEPISERPPAIRVVEPERSGRVDEGTQKILVTTTQKIEGKKIKRYYGLVNANIVIKIEDPAEESPDEPDTEAYSMNASYRSRMKTGVLLALRELRGEAGLLGANGVIATSFNFHRIDPRSILLTAVGTAVHIEGPS
- a CDS encoding phosphoribosylformylglycinamidine cyclo-ligase, producing MARLTYKKAGVDIEAGDLFIQKITPLVRSTFRPEVLTDLGGFSGLFSLRSKKYKEPVLVSGTDGVGTKLKIAFMTDRHDTVGIDLVAMCVNDVIVTGAEPLFFLDYFATGKLFPEKAVEVMKGIVEGCRQAGCALIGGETAEMPSFYPAGEYDLAGFAVGVVDKKKIIDGKKIRPGDLLVGLASSGLHSNGFSLVRKILFEKGGLTVKDRLPGESKTVGEILLTPTVIYVKAFAKLMEKVQIKGAAHITGGGITENLPRVLPKGCAAQVRRDRWPVPSIFPALQKIGEVDTEEMYTDFNMGIGMILVLSPKDLRPALSILKRQGHSSYVIGEIIKGKGEVLYV